From a single Gammaproteobacteria bacterium genomic region:
- a CDS encoding penicillin-binding protein 1A: MKILLKLTILAVALGSVGIAAGVAGVVGAYLYVAPDLPPVDSLREVQLQVPLRVYTRDGRLIAEFGEKRRTPVSYDEVPVMMVQAVTAAEDDRFFDHPGIDYQGLVRAAVGLLLTGEKRQGGSTITMQVARNFFLTREKTYLRKIKEIFLSLRIERELSKQEILELYLNKILLGHRAWGVGAAAEVYYGKTLRELTLAETATIAGLPKAPSSDNPITSPERARTRRSYVLRRMLELGHITPNEFATAENAPIAAVLHGPTVALDAPYLAEMVRADMVERFGADDAYNSGYKVTTSIDSRLQQTAVAALRNALLEYDWRHDYRGVIAEVALPDGDDPVAWTDLLRDYPAAGGLQPAVVLAADNEAASAFVASVGKVGLAPRALTWGYKDEEKLKEGEEPIPLAVPAEVVSRGNVIYLRAVDSGWQLAQIPDVQGAFVSVSPQDGAIVALTGGFDYYSSKFNRAVQAQRQPGSAFKPFIYSAALENGFSTATVVNDAPVVFEDAALEDTWRPENYSQRFYGPTRLREALVRSRNLVSIRILREIGIPSAVDFLTGMGFEPERLPRDLSLALGSITLSPLELATEYSTFANSGHRVAPYYIDRIEAADGTELFRADPQVVCAECEVIEDFSALPDGAADECRVPEPYVLAGQLAPRVLDEDTAWLIVDMMRDVVRRGTASRARELGRSDIAGKTGTTNDFRDAWFSGFNDRLVATVWVGFDQERPLGAAEAGATAALPAWIDYMKVALDGVEERDHIAPPGLIRVKISPESGLLARADDGSAIFELFRLDEIPEQEFEEPVDLFNLEVEADTEEEDATTQPLF; encoded by the coding sequence ATGAAGATCCTCCTTAAACTGACCATTCTGGCCGTAGCGCTGGGTTCCGTGGGTATTGCAGCCGGCGTGGCCGGCGTCGTGGGCGCGTACCTGTATGTGGCGCCCGACCTGCCGCCGGTTGACAGCCTGCGAGAGGTCCAGCTGCAGGTACCGCTGCGGGTCTACACCCGCGATGGGCGGCTGATCGCCGAATTCGGAGAAAAACGCCGTACGCCAGTCAGTTACGACGAAGTGCCCGTAATGATGGTGCAGGCGGTGACGGCCGCCGAGGATGACCGTTTCTTCGATCACCCGGGCATCGACTACCAGGGCCTGGTACGCGCCGCCGTCGGCCTGCTGTTGACCGGCGAAAAACGCCAGGGCGGCAGCACGATCACGATGCAGGTGGCGCGCAACTTCTTTCTTACCCGCGAGAAGACTTACCTGCGCAAGATCAAGGAGATTTTCCTGTCCCTGCGAATCGAGCGCGAGTTGAGCAAGCAGGAGATCCTCGAGCTGTATCTCAACAAGATCCTGCTGGGGCATCGGGCCTGGGGAGTGGGCGCCGCGGCCGAGGTCTACTATGGCAAGACCCTGAGGGAGCTCACCCTGGCCGAGACGGCGACCATTGCCGGTCTGCCGAAAGCCCCGTCGTCGGACAACCCGATTACCAGTCCGGAGCGGGCCCGAACCCGTCGCTCATATGTCCTCAGGCGAATGCTCGAGCTTGGCCACATTACGCCAAATGAATTCGCAACCGCCGAAAACGCTCCGATCGCCGCGGTGCTGCACGGTCCAACGGTAGCGCTGGATGCCCCCTATCTGGCCGAGATGGTGCGGGCCGATATGGTGGAGCGTTTTGGTGCCGACGACGCCTATAACTCCGGCTACAAGGTAACAACCAGTATCGACAGCCGGTTGCAGCAGACCGCAGTGGCTGCGTTGCGCAATGCACTGCTCGAATACGACTGGCGGCACGATTATCGCGGCGTAATCGCCGAGGTGGCGTTGCCTGATGGCGATGACCCCGTCGCGTGGACCGACCTGCTGCGCGATTATCCGGCAGCGGGCGGGCTGCAGCCAGCCGTCGTGCTGGCAGCCGACAATGAAGCAGCAAGCGCATTCGTCGCGTCGGTCGGTAAAGTGGGGCTGGCGCCGCGGGCGCTGACCTGGGGTTACAAGGACGAAGAGAAGCTCAAGGAAGGCGAAGAACCGATACCGTTGGCAGTGCCGGCCGAGGTGGTCAGCCGTGGCAACGTCATCTACCTGCGGGCAGTCGATTCAGGCTGGCAGCTGGCGCAGATACCCGATGTGCAGGGTGCATTTGTCTCGGTGTCGCCGCAGGACGGCGCAATCGTCGCACTAACCGGCGGTTTCGATTACTACAGCAGCAAGTTCAATCGTGCAGTCCAGGCGCAGCGCCAGCCGGGCTCGGCTTTCAAGCCTTTTATCTATTCCGCGGCGCTGGAGAATGGTTTCTCAACGGCTACGGTGGTTAACGACGCGCCGGTGGTCTTCGAGGATGCCGCGCTGGAAGATACCTGGCGCCCGGAAAATTACAGCCAGCGTTTTTACGGACCGACGCGGCTGCGCGAGGCTCTGGTGCGGTCACGCAATCTCGTATCGATACGCATACTGCGCGAAATCGGTATCCCCAGTGCGGTCGATTTTCTTACCGGGATGGGTTTTGAGCCCGAGCGCCTGCCGCGTGATTTGTCGCTCGCGTTGGGAAGCATCACGCTGTCACCACTGGAGCTGGCCACCGAATACAGTACTTTCGCCAACAGCGGCCACCGTGTTGCGCCCTATTACATCGATCGCATCGAAGCGGCAGACGGCACGGAGTTGTTCCGCGCCGATCCGCAGGTGGTTTGCGCCGAATGCGAAGTGATCGAGGATTTTTCCGCGCTGCCCGACGGCGCGGCGGATGAGTGCCGGGTGCCCGAGCCTTATGTGCTTGCGGGGCAGCTTGCCCCTCGGGTGCTTGACGAAGACACGGCCTGGCTGATCGTCGATATGATGCGTGACGTGGTGCGGCGCGGGACCGCATCGAGGGCGCGCGAACTTGGCCGCAGCGACATCGCAGGCAAGACTGGCACCACCAATGATTTTCGCGATGCCTGGTTCAGTGGCTTCAACGACCGGCTGGTGGCAACCGTCTGGGTTGGCTTTGACCAGGAGCGGCCACTCGGCGCGGCAGAGGCCGGCGCCACCGCTGCCCTGCCGGCCTGGATCGACTACATGAAGGTAGCGCTGGACGGCGTGGAGGAGCGCGACCACATCGCGCCGCCCGGCCTGATCCGGGTGAAAATATCGCCTGAATCAGGTCTGCTGGCACGCGCTGACGACGGCAGCGCGATCTTTGAGTTGTTCAGGCTCGACGAGATTCCGGAGCAGGAGTTCGAGGAACCGGTGGACCTGTTCAACCTCGAAGTGGAGGCCGATACGGAAGAAGAAGACGCAACCACCCAGCCACTGTTCTGA
- the rpmE gene encoding 50S ribosomal protein L31: MKADIHPKYEQITVECSCGNSFKTRSTLCEDLHVEVCSKCHPFFTGKQKIVDSGGRVDKFRRKYGMSSSA, from the coding sequence ATGAAAGCCGACATACATCCCAAGTACGAACAGATCACCGTGGAATGCTCCTGCGGCAACAGTTTCAAGACTCGCTCGACGCTTTGCGAGGATCTGCACGTCGAAGTTTGCTCGAAATGCCACCCGTTCTTTACCGGCAAACAAAAGATCGTGGATTCGGGCGGACGCGTCGACAAGTTCCGTCGCAAGTACGGCATGTCATCCAGCGCCTGA
- a CDS encoding M48 family metalloprotease — protein sequence MTNSSHRIFSCLIALTLCVAAPGWAESRDKAEAASAGEEYGDAALGRKYHKQIIATYGQYDVNGLAEYVQRIGSEVAAHAGGDAYTWHFTILDDESVNAFALPGGYIYITRALLAHLGSEAQLAAVLGHEIGHVTGRHAARQHTAARVVGKVSQSISRPESGFNLSQLFGAGLVRGYGREMELEADEQGARMARDAGYNPAAMLEVLEILKARRQYDAADDDNNEARGNPYHAMLASHPDADRRLRELAGEAADSGDLRSDGQAEFLQRIDGLAWSGSKSQGVVRGSDFLHVDLNFAISVPDGWRIDNLPDRLVAWAANDDAMMQIQLTDRTHRKRRKIPVEKFLQKVTGMSKWQSARQLEINGLPAFIATAREMRSPFGLRTGRAAVIFHGDNAYTFHGVTRDSDRQRRYDRSFDAIIESMRPLSGAELEQAQPLAIQVIQLPAGSSLADYSNAAAGSQPLALLRLLNGVYPDGEPEPGARIKIIR from the coding sequence ATGACAAATTCCTCTCACCGCATTTTTTCCTGCCTGATCGCATTGACCCTCTGCGTCGCTGCGCCAGGCTGGGCTGAATCACGCGACAAGGCAGAAGCAGCGTCAGCGGGCGAGGAATATGGCGATGCGGCTCTCGGTCGCAAGTATCATAAACAGATTATCGCCACGTACGGCCAGTACGACGTTAATGGCCTGGCAGAGTATGTGCAGCGCATCGGTAGCGAGGTTGCCGCGCACGCCGGCGGTGATGCCTATACATGGCATTTCACCATACTGGACGACGAGAGCGTCAATGCCTTTGCCCTGCCCGGTGGCTACATCTACATCACCCGGGCGCTGCTGGCGCACCTCGGTTCAGAGGCACAGCTGGCCGCCGTACTGGGTCATGAAATAGGCCACGTGACAGGGCGTCACGCGGCACGCCAGCACACCGCTGCGCGTGTCGTGGGTAAAGTCAGTCAATCGATCAGCCGGCCGGAAAGCGGCTTCAATCTCAGCCAGCTGTTCGGGGCCGGCCTGGTGCGCGGTTACGGCCGCGAGATGGAACTGGAGGCTGACGAGCAGGGCGCCAGGATGGCGCGCGACGCAGGCTACAACCCCGCCGCGATGCTGGAAGTTCTGGAAATACTGAAGGCCCGCAGACAGTACGATGCTGCCGACGATGATAATAATGAAGCTCGCGGTAATCCGTACCACGCGATGCTTGCTTCGCACCCCGACGCCGACCGGCGGCTGCGTGAACTGGCCGGCGAGGCGGCTGACAGCGGAGATCTGCGCAGCGACGGTCAGGCCGAGTTCCTGCAGCGTATCGATGGTCTGGCGTGGTCTGGCAGCAAATCGCAGGGTGTCGTGCGCGGCAGTGACTTCCTGCACGTTGATCTGAATTTTGCCATTTCGGTGCCAGACGGCTGGCGCATCGATAACCTGCCCGACCGGCTGGTAGCCTGGGCGGCAAACGATGACGCAATGATGCAAATCCAGCTCACTGACCGCACGCACCGAAAGCGTCGCAAGATCCCGGTGGAAAAGTTTCTGCAAAAAGTTACCGGAATGTCGAAGTGGCAAAGTGCGCGCCAGCTTGAGATCAACGGCCTGCCGGCATTCATCGCGACCGCCAGGGAGATGCGCTCACCGTTCGGGTTGCGTACCGGGCGCGCGGCGGTGATTTTCCACGGCGACAATGCTTACACCTTTCATGGCGTCACCCGTGACTCGGACCGGCAACGGCGCTACGACCGATCATTTGACGCCATCATCGAAAGCATGCGCCCGCTCAGCGGCGCCGAGCTTGAGCAGGCCCAGCCGCTGGCGATACAGGTTATCCAGCTGCCGGCGGGCAGCAGCCTGGCCGATTACAGCAACGCCGCGGCGGGCAGCCAGCCACTGGCGCTGCTGCGGTTACTCAACGGTGTCTATCCCGACGGCGAACCGGAGCCCGGTGCCCGGATAAAGATCATTCGCTAG